The proteins below are encoded in one region of Drosophila santomea strain STO CAGO 1482 chromosome 2R, Prin_Dsan_1.1, whole genome shotgun sequence:
- the LOC120446447 gene encoding atypical protein kinase C isoform X8, producing the protein MWLGKNPFIIFPNVPQAPGLSCDGEDRSIYRRGARRWRKLYRVNGHIFQAKRFNRRAFCAYCQDRIWGLGRQGFKCIQCKLLVHKKCHKLVQKHCTDQPEPLVKERAEESSDPMPVPLPPLPYEAMGGGADACESHDHAHIVAPPPPEDPLEPGTQRQYSLNDFELIRVIGRGSYAKVLMVELRRTRRIYAMKVIKKALVTDDEDIDWVQTEKHVFETASNHPFLVGLHSCFQTPSRLFFVIEFVRGGDLMYHMQRQRRLPEEHARFYAAEISLALNFLHEKGIIYRDLKLDNVLLDHEGHIKLTDYGMCKEGIRSGDTTSTFCGTPNYIAPEILRGEDYGFSVDWWALGVLLYEMLAGRSPFDLAGASENPDQNTEDYLFQVILEKTIRIPRSLSVRAASVLKGFLNKNPADRLGCHRESAFMDIVSHPFFKNMDWELLERKQVTPPFKPRLDSDRDLANFPPEFTGEAVQLTPDDDHVIDNIDQSEFEGFEYVNPLLMSLEDCV; encoded by the exons ATGTGGCTCGGCAAGAATCCGTTCATaa TATTCCCCAATGTTCCTCAAGCGCCGGGATTGTCCTGCGATGGCGAAGATC GCAGCATCTATCGACGCGGTGCTAGACGCTGGCGCAAGTTGTATCGCGTCAATGGACACATCTTCCAGGCCAAGCGTTTCAACCGG CGTGCTTTCTGTGCCTACTGCCAGGATCGAATCTGGGGACTGGGCCGTCAGGGTTTCAAGTGCATCCAGTGCAAGCTGTTGGTGCACAAGAAGTGCCATAAGCTGGTGCAGAAGCACTGCACCGACCAGCCGGAGCCGCTGGTCAAGGAGCGGGCGGAGGAGTCCAGTGACCCGATGCCGGTGCCCTTGCCGCCGCTTCCCTACGAGGCGATGGGCGGCGGAGCCGATGCCTGCGAGTCGCACGACCATGCGCACATAGTGGCGCCACCGCCACCGGAAGATCCATTGGAGCCGGGCACACAGCGCCAGTATTCGCTGAACGACTTCGAGCTGATACGGGTCATAGGACGCGGCAGCTATGCCAAGGTGCTGATGGTGGAGCTACGACGCACACGACGCATCTACGCCATGAAGGTGATCAAGAAGGCGCTGGTCACCGACGACGAGGACATCGACTGGGTGCAAACGGAGAAGCATGTGTTCGAGACGGCCTCGAACCACCCGTTCCTGGTGGGGCTGCACTCGTGCTTCCAGACGCCCTCGCGGCTCTTCTTCGTCATCGAGTTTGTGCGCGGTGGCGATCTGATGTACCACATGCAGCGGCAACGGCGGCTGCCCGAGGAGCACGCCCGTTTCTATGCAGCCGAGATTAGTCTGGCGCTGAACTTCCTCCACGAGAAGGGCATCATTTATCGCGATCTGAAGCTGGACAATGTGCTGCTGGATCACGAGGGCCACATCAAGCTAACGGATTACGGCATGTGCAAGGAGGGCATTCGATCTGGGGACACCACCTCCACGTTTTGCGGCACACCCAACTACATTGCCCCTGAGATCCTGCGGGGCGAGGACTACGGTTTCTCGGTGGACTGGTGGGCACTTGGCGTCTTGCTCTACGAGATGTTGGCCGGGCGTAGTCCGTTTGATCTGGCAGGAGCCTCTGAGAATCCCGATCAG AACACTGAGGACTATCTGTTTCAAGTGATCCTGGAGAAGACCATTCGTATACCCCGCTCACTGAGCGTTCGTGCGGCCTCTGTCTTAAAAGGTTTCCTCAACAAGAATCCCGCTGACCGTTTGGGCTGCCATCGGGAGTCCGCGTTCATGGATATCGTCAGCCATCCCTTCTTTAAGAATATGGATTGGGAATTG CTTGAGCGCAAACAGGTCACGCCACCATTCAAGCCACGCCTAGACTCAGATCGCGACTTGGCCAATTTCCCGCCCGAGTTCACCGGCGAGGCCGTACAGTTGACCCCGGATGATGA TCATGTCATTGACAATATCGATCAATCCGAGTTCGAGGGCTTTGAGTATGTGAACCCCTTGCTGATGTCTCTGGAGGATTGCGTCTGA
- the LOC120446447 gene encoding atypical protein kinase C isoform X7 → MIIWSGFCEAAQIYSTQTATFMTGGASLFPNVPQAPGLSCDGEDRSIYRRGARRWRKLYRVNGHIFQAKRFNRRAFCAYCQDRIWGLGRQGFKCIQCKLLVHKKCHKLVQKHCTDQPEPLVKERAEESSDPMPVPLPPLPYEAMGGGADACESHDHAHIVAPPPPEDPLEPGTQRQYSLNDFELIRVIGRGSYAKVLMVELRRTRRIYAMKVIKKALVTDDEDIDWVQTEKHVFETASNHPFLVGLHSCFQTPSRLFFVIEFVRGGDLMYHMQRQRRLPEEHARFYAAEISLALNFLHEKGIIYRDLKLDNVLLDHEGHIKLTDYGMCKEGIRSGDTTSTFCGTPNYIAPEILRGEDYGFSVDWWALGVLLYEMLAGRSPFDLAGASENPDQNTEDYLFQVILEKTIRIPRSLSVRAASVLKGFLNKNPADRLGCHRESAFMDIVSHPFFKNMDWELLERKQVTPPFKPRLDSDRDLANFPPEFTGEAVQLTPDDDHVIDNIDQSEFEGFEYVNPLLMSLEDCV, encoded by the exons ATGATCATCTGGAGTGGCTTCTGCGAGGCGGCCCAAATATACAGCACGCAAACGGCTACTTTTATGACCGGCGGAGCATCGT TATTCCCCAATGTTCCTCAAGCGCCGGGATTGTCCTGCGATGGCGAAGATC GCAGCATCTATCGACGCGGTGCTAGACGCTGGCGCAAGTTGTATCGCGTCAATGGACACATCTTCCAGGCCAAGCGTTTCAACCGG CGTGCTTTCTGTGCCTACTGCCAGGATCGAATCTGGGGACTGGGCCGTCAGGGTTTCAAGTGCATCCAGTGCAAGCTGTTGGTGCACAAGAAGTGCCATAAGCTGGTGCAGAAGCACTGCACCGACCAGCCGGAGCCGCTGGTCAAGGAGCGGGCGGAGGAGTCCAGTGACCCGATGCCGGTGCCCTTGCCGCCGCTTCCCTACGAGGCGATGGGCGGCGGAGCCGATGCCTGCGAGTCGCACGACCATGCGCACATAGTGGCGCCACCGCCACCGGAAGATCCATTGGAGCCGGGCACACAGCGCCAGTATTCGCTGAACGACTTCGAGCTGATACGGGTCATAGGACGCGGCAGCTATGCCAAGGTGCTGATGGTGGAGCTACGACGCACACGACGCATCTACGCCATGAAGGTGATCAAGAAGGCGCTGGTCACCGACGACGAGGACATCGACTGGGTGCAAACGGAGAAGCATGTGTTCGAGACGGCCTCGAACCACCCGTTCCTGGTGGGGCTGCACTCGTGCTTCCAGACGCCCTCGCGGCTCTTCTTCGTCATCGAGTTTGTGCGCGGTGGCGATCTGATGTACCACATGCAGCGGCAACGGCGGCTGCCCGAGGAGCACGCCCGTTTCTATGCAGCCGAGATTAGTCTGGCGCTGAACTTCCTCCACGAGAAGGGCATCATTTATCGCGATCTGAAGCTGGACAATGTGCTGCTGGATCACGAGGGCCACATCAAGCTAACGGATTACGGCATGTGCAAGGAGGGCATTCGATCTGGGGACACCACCTCCACGTTTTGCGGCACACCCAACTACATTGCCCCTGAGATCCTGCGGGGCGAGGACTACGGTTTCTCGGTGGACTGGTGGGCACTTGGCGTCTTGCTCTACGAGATGTTGGCCGGGCGTAGTCCGTTTGATCTGGCAGGAGCCTCTGAGAATCCCGATCAG AACACTGAGGACTATCTGTTTCAAGTGATCCTGGAGAAGACCATTCGTATACCCCGCTCACTGAGCGTTCGTGCGGCCTCTGTCTTAAAAGGTTTCCTCAACAAGAATCCCGCTGACCGTTTGGGCTGCCATCGGGAGTCCGCGTTCATGGATATCGTCAGCCATCCCTTCTTTAAGAATATGGATTGGGAATTG CTTGAGCGCAAACAGGTCACGCCACCATTCAAGCCACGCCTAGACTCAGATCGCGACTTGGCCAATTTCCCGCCCGAGTTCACCGGCGAGGCCGTACAGTTGACCCCGGATGATGA TCATGTCATTGACAATATCGATCAATCCGAGTTCGAGGGCTTTGAGTATGTGAACCCCTTGCTGATGTCTCTGGAGGATTGCGTCTGA